In the genome of Spirochaetia bacterium, one region contains:
- a CDS encoding queuosine precursor transporter: MTQHKKELILFSLFITSMVLVNTIGTKIIALFSIRVSVGIFFMPILFLITDIVGEVKGKAEALFFVKVATGMLLFLFCMVALCVKIPPYSGYSYQKEYALIFGSTLRMTIASLISFMISQNLDVVLFDKIGAACGGRYLWIRNNTATMTSQLIDTIVFDFIAFYHLTPQFDVPFLISLILPYWMFKVLFAAMDTPFCYLGVRWLKGEKPFKENQLATAVSC, translated from the coding sequence ATGACACAACACAAAAAAGAATTGATTCTTTTCTCACTGTTCATCACATCTATGGTATTGGTCAATACCATAGGGACCAAGATCATTGCCTTGTTTTCAATCAGGGTGTCGGTCGGCATTTTTTTCATGCCGATCCTCTTCCTCATCACCGACATCGTCGGTGAGGTAAAAGGTAAAGCTGAAGCACTTTTCTTTGTAAAAGTTGCAACAGGAATGCTCCTATTCCTTTTCTGCATGGTCGCGCTCTGCGTCAAGATTCCCCCGTATTCCGGTTATTCCTACCAGAAGGAATATGCCTTGATATTCGGCTCGACACTCCGCATGACCATTGCTTCACTCATCAGCTTCATGATCAGCCAGAACCTTGATGTCGTACTCTTTGACAAAATCGGCGCTGCCTGCGGCGGTAGATACCTGTGGATCAGGAACAATACTGCAACGATGACAAGTCAGCTCATTGATACGATTGTCTTCGATTTCATTGCCTTCTATCATCTGACACCACAGTTTGATGTACCTTTTCTCATTTCCCTTATCCTACCGTACTGGATGTTCAAAGTACTTTTTGCTGCCATGGATACGCCATTCTGCTATCTCGGCGTAAGGTGGTTGAAAGGAGAAAAACCTTTCAAGGAAAACCAACTTGCCACAGCCGTATCCTGCTGA
- a CDS encoding purine-nucleoside phosphorylase → MTPHNAAEVGMIAKDVLLPGDPARARFVAENFLDNASLVSEIRGIPCFTGTYKGKRMSVMASGMGGPSVGIYSWELFAAYKVDNIVRIGTCGGYQPSLEVGDLVFALTASTDSAWAHQYGLKGTFSPVCSPSLLGCMHTAVERLGYRYTMGMVLSSDLFSSYNALGADSWKAWADMGALAQDMETYALYCNAMRAGKHAFSILTMTDNCATGKSFADADRMKGNEKMIKVALEGLYLRGKD, encoded by the coding sequence ATGACGCCTCATAATGCTGCTGAAGTCGGAATGATTGCAAAGGATGTACTGCTTCCAGGAGATCCTGCAAGAGCTCGTTTCGTAGCTGAAAATTTCCTGGACAATGCATCCCTTGTTTCTGAAATACGTGGAATCCCATGCTTTACAGGAACTTACAAGGGAAAACGCATGAGCGTCATGGCTTCCGGCATGGGAGGGCCTTCCGTAGGTATCTACTCATGGGAACTGTTTGCTGCATATAAAGTTGACAACATAGTAAGAATAGGTACCTGCGGAGGCTATCAGCCGTCTCTTGAAGTAGGAGATCTTGTCTTTGCCTTGACGGCTTCTACCGATTCTGCATGGGCACATCAATATGGGCTGAAAGGAACCTTCAGCCCTGTCTGCTCTCCTTCCTTGCTTGGTTGCATGCATACGGCTGTTGAAAGACTTGGTTACCGTTATACCATGGGCATGGTACTTTCCAGTGACCTGTTCAGCAGTTACAATGCACTTGGTGCCGATTCTTGGAAAGCTTGGGCTGATATGGGTGCCTTGGCACAGGACATGGAAACCTATGCGCTCTATTGCAATGCCATGAGAGCCGGAAAACATGCTTTTTCCATCCTCACCATGACCGACAACTGTGCGACGGGAAAAAGTTTTGCAGACGCTGACCGTATGAAGGGAAATGAAAAGATGATCAAGGTCGCTTTGGAAGGATTGTACCTGAGAGGAAAAGACTGA
- a CDS encoding ABC transporter permease has product MKTEEKRSFIDWMLDNEVMISLLVVLLGFLCGTILVLAVGKNPANMFSSIFDSMVGIPKRDGTWNFRYIGETLAYSMPYILCGLSMGLPCRVGLFNIGAEGQYIMGMTAAQSLALFISPFPGQWFFCLLVAFIAGALWGGIVGLLKAKYNVSEVVATIMLNYIALYASRLICFHQPGATTYNTDPLPATALLSKFLIKTSNLNIGIFFVLLSVLLYWFVVNKTKLGYSMRATGYNKNAAKCCGISTVRSIAASMALAGAFAGLAGAIVLQGGAFPKGRIITGMDNYGFMGIAVSLVGNNTAIGNLLAGLLFGVLKQSQSLMQSRNIPKEITFIIQGLIVVFISLRSGLELVKLYRNKKKLQKEVLHK; this is encoded by the coding sequence ATGAAAACAGAAGAAAAACGTTCATTCATTGACTGGATGCTGGACAATGAGGTGATGATTTCCCTCCTGGTCGTCCTCTTGGGTTTCCTCTGCGGAACCATACTGGTACTGGCAGTCGGCAAGAATCCTGCAAACATGTTCAGTTCCATCTTTGACTCGATGGTCGGTATCCCGAAAAGGGACGGTACATGGAATTTCCGATACATCGGAGAAACCCTGGCTTATTCCATGCCCTACATTCTCTGTGGGCTTTCCATGGGACTGCCATGCAGGGTCGGCCTATTCAATATCGGAGCTGAAGGACAGTATATCATGGGAATGACAGCTGCCCAGTCCCTTGCACTCTTCATCTCTCCGTTTCCCGGACAATGGTTCTTCTGCCTCTTGGTTGCTTTCATTGCAGGAGCCTTGTGGGGCGGCATCGTAGGTTTGCTCAAGGCAAAGTACAACGTAAGTGAAGTCGTCGCGACCATCATGCTCAACTATATTGCCCTCTATGCAAGCCGGTTGATCTGTTTCCATCAGCCTGGTGCAACCACCTATAACACTGATCCCCTACCCGCTACTGCATTGCTTTCCAAGTTCCTGATCAAGACATCAAACCTGAACATAGGTATTTTCTTCGTACTGCTTTCAGTACTGCTTTACTGGTTTGTCGTCAACAAAACCAAGTTGGGATACAGCATGAGGGCAACAGGCTATAACAAGAATGCTGCAAAATGCTGTGGCATATCAACGGTACGGTCAATTGCAGCCAGCATGGCTCTGGCGGGTGCCTTCGCCGGACTTGCCGGCGCAATAGTCCTGCAGGGAGGAGCTTTTCCGAAAGGAAGGATCATCACTGGAATGGACAACTATGGTTTCATGGGAATCGCAGTTTCCTTGGTAGGTAACAACACGGCTATCGGCAACCTGCTTGCAGGATTGCTTTTCGGCGTACTGAAACAAAGCCAGTCCCTTATGCAAAGCAGGAATATTCCCAAGGAAATTACTTTTATCATCCAGGGTCTGATCGTTGTCTTCATCTCACTGCGCAGTGGATTGGAACTTGTCAAGCTCTATAGGAACAAGAAAAAACTCCAGAAGGAGGTACTGCACAAATGA
- a CDS encoding ABC transporter permease — MNILLQIPTILMIVAPILITAIGGMFTERSGVVNIALEGLMGLGACAAACCHYLMEAAGYGRYSLVLALLLGAFVGWAFSLIHAVASIDLKADQTISGTGINLLADGLTIFVAQILFHADRTKEYKIGMLPDKIGMYPTVYIAVAVVIIAWFVMFKTPFGMHLRACGEHPAAADSVGINVRLMRYSGVMISGALAGLSGGCIVLTQTIQYTSGTIGGRGFIALAAVSFGRWTPLGVTGAAILFGGMQAMGVIATNITSLRGIPSEYFNILPYFVTLVALILTSGKDYAPQANGIPYEKGAS, encoded by the coding sequence ATGAACATATTGCTGCAGATTCCGACCATACTTATGATCGTAGCTCCTATACTCATCACTGCCATAGGCGGTATGTTTACTGAACGAAGCGGAGTGGTCAACATTGCTTTGGAAGGTCTGATGGGGCTCGGTGCCTGCGCAGCCGCATGCTGCCATTACCTCATGGAAGCTGCCGGCTATGGACGCTATTCACTCGTGCTTGCGCTTCTTCTGGGTGCATTCGTCGGCTGGGCTTTCTCCCTTATCCATGCAGTGGCCTCCATTGACCTGAAGGCAGACCAGACGATCAGCGGCACAGGCATAAACCTGCTTGCTGACGGCCTGACCATCTTCGTAGCACAGATACTGTTCCATGCAGACCGTACAAAAGAATATAAGATCGGCATGTTACCTGACAAAATAGGTATGTATCCTACTGTCTATATTGCAGTTGCCGTCGTCATCATTGCCTGGTTTGTCATGTTCAAGACTCCTTTCGGCATGCATCTGAGAGCCTGTGGCGAGCACCCTGCTGCTGCGGATTCAGTCGGTATAAATGTACGTCTGATGCGATACAGCGGTGTCATGATATCAGGAGCACTCGCAGGATTGTCCGGCGGTTGTATCGTCCTGACGCAGACCATCCAGTACACTTCAGGTACCATCGGAGGCCGAGGCTTCATTGCCCTTGCAGCCGTATCCTTCGGCAGATGGACACCGCTTGGGGTAACAGGCGCTGCAATCCTGTTCGGCGGCATGCAGGCTATGGGAGTAATCGCAACGAATATCACCAGTCTCAGGGGCATACCTTCCGAATACTTCAACATACTGCCATACTTCGTGACCCTTGTCGCCTTGATACTCACCAGCGGAAAGGATTATGCTCCGCAGGCCAACGGCATTCCATATGAAAAAGGAGCATCATGA
- the tsaA gene encoding tRNA (N6-threonylcarbamoyladenosine(37)-N6)-methyltransferase TrmO — MKPIATIHTDFNTKFGIPRQAGIIRHAEGWITFLDGYRNPQEFIGLEGYSHIWLIWQFSEHLSKGWKPMVRPPRLGGNTKVGVFATRSPFRPNPLGLSCVRLLGIENSAAQGPLLHVQGADMLDGTPIYDIKPYVPLYDSIPDAKGGFVDSVSRTLLTVSIPLEIQERIPEEKKENILSILAQDPRPSYQHDPERIYGFVFSGLEIKFTVTGKQLTVISVEKKS; from the coding sequence ATGAAACCTATTGCAACCATACATACTGACTTCAATACAAAATTCGGAATTCCAAGACAGGCAGGGATCATCCGACATGCAGAAGGATGGATTACATTTCTTGATGGCTACAGGAATCCCCAGGAATTCATCGGACTTGAAGGTTATTCCCATATCTGGCTCATCTGGCAGTTTTCCGAACACCTTTCAAAAGGCTGGAAACCCATGGTACGTCCTCCAAGGTTAGGAGGTAATACAAAGGTCGGTGTCTTTGCTACCCGCTCCCCTTTCAGGCCGAATCCCTTGGGCCTTTCCTGCGTCCGGCTTCTCGGCATTGAAAACTCGGCAGCACAAGGTCCCTTGCTGCATGTGCAGGGTGCAGACATGCTTGACGGTACCCCTATCTATGACATAAAACCTTATGTCCCGCTCTATGACAGTATACCCGATGCAAAAGGCGGTTTCGTTGACAGCGTCAGCCGTACCTTGCTTACCGTCTCGATACCTTTGGAAATCCAGGAAAGGATTCCTGAAGAAAAAAAAGAAAACATACTTTCGATCCTTGCCCAGGACCCGCGTCCGTCCTACCAACATGATCCTGAGAGAATCTATGGATTTGTATTCTCAGGGTTGGAAATAAAGTTTACCGTGACAGGGAAGCAACTTACCGTGATTTCAGTAGAAAAAAAGAGTTGA
- a CDS encoding MATE family efflux transporter codes for MKSNIRLMTKGAVGREILTFAFPVFLANLFQQLYLTVDSLVIGNFVGKEALAAITSVGPLVFLLVGLFNGLFIGAGVVISKYFGSDDADGVSKSIHTTVALGFSSSALVTIVGIIGSPYILRWMGTPAEVFSQANSYVEIYFIGISSLILYNMATGILQALGDSRHPLYFLIASSLTNIVLDLLFVGVLDWGMDGAAYATIISEAISAVLSMGLLFLTKEQYRVHLRQVRFHGRQLGRILHIGIPSGIQNSVISIANVFVQASVNSFGAAAMAGNGAFLRIQGFVFLPITSFALALTTFTSQNIGAGELGRVRKGIRFSLAFCLIMAETFGLFLFLFAKPLLLLFSRDPEVLAIGTEKAHIACFFFCCLALSHTMAGIFRGAGRAIIPMLVMLVCWCLIRVSYIFITLKYFNDIRVVFWAYPITWTLSSLIFIFYYFKVDWLRQR; via the coding sequence ATGAAATCAAATATCAGGTTGATGACAAAAGGAGCAGTCGGACGTGAAATTCTGACATTTGCTTTTCCTGTCTTTCTTGCAAATCTTTTCCAACAGTTATATCTTACCGTGGATTCATTGGTTATCGGTAATTTTGTCGGAAAAGAAGCACTTGCTGCCATAACTTCCGTAGGGCCGTTGGTTTTCCTTCTGGTAGGTCTGTTCAATGGTCTTTTCATAGGTGCGGGAGTAGTAATTTCCAAATACTTCGGTTCAGACGATGCTGACGGTGTCAGCAAGTCCATCCACACGACAGTAGCTTTGGGCTTTTCCAGCAGTGCCCTTGTTACCATTGTCGGTATAATCGGTTCCCCATACATCCTCAGATGGATGGGGACCCCTGCCGAGGTTTTCTCACAGGCAAATTCTTATGTAGAGATCTATTTCATAGGCATCAGCTCACTCATACTCTACAACATGGCCACAGGTATACTCCAGGCTCTTGGAGACAGCAGGCATCCGCTGTATTTTCTCATTGCTTCATCCCTGACCAACATCGTGCTTGACCTGCTGTTCGTAGGTGTCTTGGACTGGGGAATGGACGGAGCAGCCTATGCAACCATCATAAGCGAAGCAATTTCCGCAGTCCTTTCCATGGGACTTCTCTTTCTCACAAAGGAACAATACAGGGTACATCTCCGCCAGGTACGATTCCATGGCAGGCAACTTGGACGCATCCTGCATATCGGTATTCCTTCCGGTATCCAGAACTCCGTAATTTCAATCGCAAATGTCTTCGTGCAGGCCAGCGTCAACAGTTTCGGAGCAGCTGCCATGGCTGGCAATGGGGCTTTCCTGCGTATCCAAGGATTTGTTTTTCTGCCGATTACCAGCTTTGCCCTTGCCTTGACTACTTTTACGAGCCAGAACATAGGAGCAGGAGAACTAGGAAGAGTAAGGAAAGGTATACGCTTCTCCCTGGCATTCTGCCTGATCATGGCGGAAACCTTCGGATTGTTCCTTTTTTTGTTTGCGAAGCCTCTGCTGTTGCTTTTCAGCAGGGATCCTGAAGTACTTGCGATCGGAACCGAAAAGGCTCACATCGCATGTTTTTTCTTCTGTTGCCTTGCCTTGTCGCATACCATGGCCGGCATCTTCCGTGGAGCCGGCAGAGCTATCATACCCATGCTGGTAATGCTTGTCTGCTGGTGCCTGATACGGGTAAGCTATATCTTCATCACTTTGAAATACTTCAATGACATACGGGTCGTATTCTGGGCTTATCCCATCACATGGACTCTCAGCTCATTGATATTCATCTTCTATTACTTCAAGGTAGACTGGCTCAGGCAACGTTGA
- a CDS encoding flavodoxin family protein, which translates to MNLLIFNGSPRKDGNCSTAVRTITETVKSHITDATVIVLDTNEMDLRPCQDCKACFDNGGDCVFDDDTNEMINSVREADTILYVTPVYFWGVSAQLKLAVDKLYCISGPDGPKQAKKAGIISIGGASLEDMEYELISKQFGCIFDYIGWEKTVDLSFHASEKDDLAKDEKALSTLKSVWQKL; encoded by the coding sequence ATGAACCTTTTGATTTTCAACGGAAGTCCCCGCAAGGATGGCAACTGCAGTACTGCCGTACGGACAATTACGGAAACAGTGAAATCACATATCACTGATGCGACGGTAATCGTCCTTGATACCAATGAAATGGACCTCCGGCCTTGCCAGGATTGCAAGGCGTGCTTTGACAATGGGGGAGATTGTGTCTTTGATGATGATACCAACGAAATGATCAACAGCGTAAGGGAAGCGGATACGATCCTTTACGTAACTCCCGTCTATTTCTGGGGAGTCTCGGCCCAACTGAAACTGGCAGTGGACAAACTTTATTGCATCAGTGGGCCTGATGGACCTAAGCAAGCAAAGAAGGCCGGTATCATCAGTATCGGCGGGGCGTCTTTGGAGGATATGGAGTATGAGCTCATATCCAAGCAGTTCGGATGTATCTTTGACTACATCGGGTGGGAAAAAACGGTCGACCTGTCTTTCCATGCTTCGGAAAAAGATGACCTTGCAAAGGATGAAAAGGCGCTGTCGACATTGAAATCCGTATGGCAGAAACTGTAG
- a CDS encoding nucleoside hydrolase: MKERILIDCDTGQDDAVAILLAAGSDKLQIEGIIAVAGNVSLAHTLENNLHLVEAMGKDIPVFRGAEKPLVREPIKAGHVHGTNGLAGYTFPPDCSRRCSGNGIAFIIKTIMENPGQISLVATGPLTDIALAFREEPRLAENVKQVVLMGGSMGEGNITPSAEFNIYADPEAAQIVFSSHARIYMMGLDVTLQVTLTDQILERFRKEQEADPRTMRGLFLKGMESYTRACMDVIHDFPSMHDPCCIAYLLDSSLFTFTRRNVVVETKGTYTYGRTVALWPEETADTFIGIKVDALRFWDLLSASLSNLR; encoded by the coding sequence ATGAAAGAAAGGATACTTATTGACTGTGACACAGGTCAGGATGATGCTGTGGCAATCCTGCTGGCAGCAGGTTCCGACAAACTGCAGATAGAAGGAATCATTGCCGTCGCCGGCAACGTCAGCCTAGCCCATACCTTGGAAAACAATTTGCATCTGGTAGAAGCAATGGGAAAAGACATTCCTGTTTTTCGTGGAGCGGAAAAACCCCTGGTAAGAGAACCGATCAAAGCAGGACATGTCCATGGTACAAATGGTCTGGCCGGCTATACATTTCCTCCTGACTGCAGCCGCCGTTGCAGTGGAAACGGCATAGCATTCATCATCAAGACCATAATGGAAAATCCTGGACAGATTTCCTTGGTTGCTACCGGTCCATTGACTGATATTGCCTTGGCCTTCAGGGAAGAGCCACGTCTGGCAGAAAATGTAAAGCAAGTCGTCCTTATGGGAGGATCGATGGGAGAAGGCAACATAACTCCCAGTGCCGAATTCAACATATATGCAGATCCTGAGGCAGCCCAGATCGTCTTTTCCAGTCATGCAAGAATCTACATGATGGGACTTGACGTCACACTGCAGGTTACCCTGACGGATCAGATATTGGAACGGTTCAGAAAAGAACAGGAAGCAGATCCTAGGACCATGAGAGGCCTTTTCCTGAAAGGCATGGAAAGTTATACACGGGCCTGCATGGATGTAATCCATGATTTCCCATCCATGCATGATCCCTGCTGCATTGCCTATCTGCTTGACAGCTCACTCTTTACCTTTACAAGAAGAAACGTGGTCGTCGAGACAAAAGGCACCTACACCTATGGTAGGACCGTTGCATTATGGCCGGAAGAAACCGCCGATACATTCATCGGTATCAAAGTCGATGCCTTGAGGTTCTGGGATTTGCTTTCAGCCTCGCTCAGCAACCTCAGGTAG
- a CDS encoding ABC transporter ATP-binding protein: protein MLGITKTFPGIIANDNVTIRVRDNEVHALLGENGAGKSTLMSILFGAYSADSGMIRIFGKEEHIKNPNIATELGIGMVHQHFKLVHNYTVTENIVLGREPRNRFGILNLSIAEKKVQELSDHYGLMVDPRAKIDDITVGQQQRVEILKTLYSDSKIIIFDEPTAVLTPQEIDELMEIIRKLKQEGKTIILITHKLKEIKAVSDRCSVLRRGKYIGTVNVADVTEDELASMMVGHAVKFQIEKNPLHMGKKMLEIKNVSINDHNGLQKVTDLSLDIHSGEILGIAGVDGNGQNELLMGLCGMLPITEGTVTLDGTDITHMTILDRIKNGLGYVPEDRQKYGLVKEFSLSENAVLKDFYKKKYAGPLHTLNQARFQPVADKQIKEFDIRAALGPATKAGSLSGGNQQKAIIAREISLDPKVLLVAQPTRGLDVGAIEFIRKRLLQERDSGQAILLISFELDEIMNLCDTIATISKGQIVGIFKEGEVNERQIGLMMASSGREEKK, encoded by the coding sequence ATGCTTGGCATCACCAAGACTTTTCCTGGTATCATAGCAAATGACAACGTCACCATACGTGTAAGAGATAATGAAGTACATGCCTTGTTAGGAGAAAACGGTGCAGGAAAATCAACCCTGATGTCCATCCTCTTCGGTGCATACAGCGCAGACAGTGGCATGATTCGGATATTCGGAAAGGAAGAGCACATCAAGAATCCGAATATAGCAACGGAACTTGGTATCGGTATGGTACACCAGCATTTCAAACTGGTACACAACTATACCGTAACCGAAAATATCGTACTGGGAAGGGAACCGAGAAATCGCTTCGGCATACTGAACCTCAGCATAGCAGAAAAGAAAGTCCAAGAACTGTCTGACCATTATGGTCTCATGGTAGACCCACGGGCAAAAATTGACGATATCACCGTCGGGCAGCAACAGCGGGTCGAAATTCTCAAGACATTGTATTCTGATTCAAAAATCATCATCTTCGATGAACCTACCGCAGTGCTTACGCCACAGGAAATCGACGAACTGATGGAAATTATCCGAAAGCTCAAGCAGGAAGGCAAGACCATCATCCTCATCACGCATAAGCTCAAGGAAATCAAGGCAGTCAGCGACCGCTGCAGTGTACTGCGCAGAGGGAAATACATAGGGACAGTAAATGTAGCTGATGTTACCGAAGATGAATTGGCTTCGATGATGGTCGGACATGCCGTCAAGTTCCAGATAGAAAAGAATCCGCTCCATATGGGAAAGAAAATGCTGGAAATAAAAAATGTCAGCATCAATGACCATAATGGGCTGCAGAAAGTCACAGACCTGAGTCTTGATATCCATTCAGGCGAAATACTGGGTATTGCCGGCGTCGATGGCAATGGACAGAATGAGCTGTTGATGGGCCTTTGCGGCATGCTGCCTATCACAGAGGGAACAGTTACCCTTGACGGAACTGACATCACCCACATGACAATCCTTGACAGGATAAAGAACGGACTGGGCTACGTACCGGAAGACCGACAGAAGTATGGGTTGGTCAAGGAATTTTCACTCAGTGAAAATGCAGTCCTCAAAGATTTCTACAAAAAAAAGTATGCGGGTCCGCTACATACCTTGAACCAAGCAAGATTCCAGCCGGTTGCAGATAAACAAATCAAGGAATTCGACATACGTGCAGCATTGGGACCGGCAACAAAAGCAGGTTCGCTTTCAGGTGGAAACCAGCAGAAGGCAATAATTGCACGGGAAATCTCATTGGACCCGAAAGTCCTGCTGGTCGCACAGCCTACCAGAGGACTGGACGTAGGTGCCATAGAATTCATAAGGAAGAGACTGCTTCAGGAACGTGACAGCGGACAGGCAATCCTCCTCATTTCCTTCGAACTGGATGAAATCATGAATCTCTGTGATACAATCGCAACAATCAGCAAAGGCCAGATCGTCGGTATATTCAAGGAAGGTGAAGTCAATGAAAGGCAGATAGGCCTGATGATGGCTTCCAGCGGCAGGGAGGAAAAGAAATGA